A stretch of [Clostridium] scindens DNA encodes these proteins:
- a CDS encoding ABC transporter permease, producing the protein MAAKQKSGNNKLAMTLLKGRTFIVLIVLLIFFSITADNFLSAGALLTVAKHVALYGILAIGMTYVIITGGIDLSVGSVAGLAGMIAGGLIQQGLTLKVFGVTLYFSVPMIVLITVLLGALMGMINGIVITKFNVAPFIATLGTMYIWRGFANIRSNGATFSELSGYEGLGNTGFEIFGRNLGGTSIPCGVLILAIIAVIAGLILKKTPFGWHVLSIGGNERASKLSGIKVDRVKIWVYAFSGFCSAIVGIIATSQLVSATPKTGESWEMNAIAASVLGGTSMAGGVGTIGGTIVGAFVIGVINDGMTMCGVTEFWQKIIRGLVIIIAVIIDQVQRNLQAKMALQARNENK; encoded by the coding sequence ATGGCAGCGAAACAAAAATCAGGAAATAATAAATTAGCGATGACCCTCTTGAAGGGGCGTACATTTATCGTATTAATTGTTCTGCTTATTTTCTTCAGTATTACGGCAGATAATTTCTTAAGTGCAGGCGCGCTACTTACTGTGGCCAAGCACGTGGCACTGTATGGCATCCTTGCGATCGGCATGACTTATGTCATCATTACCGGAGGCATCGACCTTTCCGTAGGCTCTGTGGCAGGACTTGCAGGCATGATCGCGGGCGGCCTTATCCAGCAGGGTCTCACGCTTAAGGTGTTCGGCGTGACCTTATATTTCAGCGTTCCGATGATCGTCCTGATCACCGTTCTTCTGGGAGCGCTGATGGGCATGATCAATGGCATCGTTATTACAAAGTTCAACGTAGCGCCGTTCATTGCTACCCTGGGCACTATGTATATCTGGAGAGGATTCGCCAATATTCGTTCCAACGGCGCCACATTCTCAGAACTGTCCGGCTATGAGGGGCTGGGAAATACAGGATTCGAGATCTTCGGACGTAACCTTGGCGGAACTTCGATTCCATGCGGCGTGCTGATTCTCGCGATCATTGCGGTGATTGCCGGACTTATCTTAAAGAAGACTCCGTTTGGCTGGCATGTGCTGTCCATCGGCGGCAACGAGAGAGCATCCAAATTGTCGGGTATCAAAGTCGACCGGGTAAAGATCTGGGTCTATGCATTCTCTGGCTTCTGCTCTGCTATTGTAGGCATTATCGCTACCTCCCAGCTGGTATCCGCTACGCCTAAGACGGGAGAGTCCTGGGAAATGAACGCCATCGCGGCATCTGTCCTTGGCGGGACTTCTATGGCAGGCGGCGTGGGAACCATCGGCGGAACGATCGTCGGCGCATTCGTAATCGGCGTCATCAACGATGGCATGACCATGTGCGGCGTAACCGAGTTCTGGCAGAAGATCATCAGGGGCCTTGTAATCATCATCGCCGTAATCATTGACCAGGTACAGAGAAACCTGCAGGCCAAGATGGCTCTCCAGGCACGCAATGAAAATAAATAA
- the rbsD gene encoding D-ribose pyranase: MKKRGIINAQLSGLIAGLGHKDTFMIADGGMPIPKGVEIVDLALCGGVPSFRQVMDAVLDETEVEFYTLAEEIREKNPELLAYIKEKLPDVESEMISHLELKDRSKNLKFAIRTGEFTPYPNIILRAGVAFPA; encoded by the coding sequence ATGAAGAAAAGAGGCATCATCAATGCGCAGCTTTCCGGGCTGATTGCGGGGCTGGGCCATAAGGATACATTTATGATCGCGGACGGGGGCATGCCCATCCCGAAAGGCGTCGAGATCGTGGATCTGGCTCTTTGCGGAGGAGTTCCGTCTTTTAGGCAGGTAATGGATGCGGTGCTTGATGAGACGGAGGTGGAATTCTATACGCTGGCGGAGGAGATCAGGGAAAAGAACCCGGAACTTCTTGCTTATATAAAGGAGAAACTGCCGGACGTGGAGTCGGAGATGATCAGCCACTTAGAATTAAAGGACAGGTCTAAGAATCTCAAGTTCGCGATCCGTACGGGAGAATTCACGCCTTATCCGAATATTATCCTTAGGGCTGGCGTTGCTTTCCCGGCATAG
- a CDS encoding ribokinase has protein sequence MKVLNFGSLNLDYVYSVDHMVAPGETLASSGMNTFCGGKGLNQSIALAKAGVDVYHAGMIGEEGDILLKACKEGGVNADYIKSIPGKSGHTIIQVDKNGQNCILLYGGANRSITKEYVDEVLAHFEKGDILLLQNEINMLDYIIDCAYEKGMMIILNPSPYDDALDACDFGKIAMFLLNEIEGGQVTGETQTDRILERLREIYPEAKVVLTLGGEGSVYQYKEEQYRQGIYKVKAVDTTAAGDTFTGYFISSVIDGMPVQDGLALAAKASAIAVSRQGATASIPLRDEVLNARL, from the coding sequence ATGAAAGTATTGAATTTTGGATCATTGAATCTGGATTATGTGTATTCGGTTGACCATATGGTGGCGCCGGGAGAGACGCTGGCATCTTCGGGGATGAACACCTTCTGCGGAGGCAAGGGGCTGAACCAGTCCATCGCCCTTGCAAAGGCCGGAGTTGACGTCTATCATGCCGGAATGATAGGGGAAGAAGGAGACATCCTGCTTAAGGCCTGCAAGGAAGGCGGAGTCAATGCAGACTATATTAAGAGCATACCGGGCAAATCCGGCCATACGATCATCCAGGTGGATAAGAATGGGCAGAATTGCATTCTGCTCTATGGCGGAGCGAACCGAAGCATTACGAAAGAGTATGTGGATGAGGTGCTGGCTCATTTTGAGAAAGGAGATATCCTGCTTCTCCAGAATGAGATTAATATGCTGGACTATATCATAGACTGCGCATATGAAAAAGGAATGATGATCATTCTGAATCCATCGCCTTATGACGACGCTCTGGATGCTTGCGACTTTGGGAAGATAGCCATGTTCCTGCTGAATGAGATCGAGGGCGGACAGGTGACAGGCGAGACGCAGACGGATAGGATATTGGAACGATTAAGGGAGATCTATCCGGAGGCGAAAGTGGTTCTGACCCTTGGCGGCGAAGGCTCTGTATATCAGTATAAGGAGGAGCAGTATCGTCAGGGGATCTATAAAGTAAAGGCAGTAGATACGACTGCGGCGGGGGATACCTTTACCGGATACTTTATTTCGTCGGTGATCGATGGAATGCCGGTGCAGGATGGCCTGGCTCTGGCGGCAAAGGCATCTGCGATCGCGGTGTCCCGCCAGGGGGCGACTGCCTCCATTCCGCTGAGGGATGAGGTGCTAAATGCCCGGTTGTAG
- a CDS encoding transketolase family protein, which produces MGKIANKQVICEVLMEAAKTDQDIVALCSDSRGSASFAPFASEYPEQFVETGIAEQNLVSISAGLAKCGKKPYAVSPACFLSTRSYEQCKVDVAYSNTNVKLIGISGGVSYGALGMSHHSAQDIAAMAAVPNMRVYLPSDRLQTECLVKELLGDDKPAYIRVGRNAVDDIYEEGNVPFTMDKATVVTEGTDVAIIACGEMVKPAVEAAALLKEQGISAAVVDMYCIKPLDKETIVKTASHSKAVVTVEEHAPFGGLGSMVSQVVGSECPRKVVNMSLPDEPVITGSSREVFDYYGLNAEGIARKAAEALK; this is translated from the coding sequence GTGGGTAAGATAGCAAATAAACAGGTAATATGTGAAGTGTTGATGGAGGCGGCGAAAACGGATCAGGACATTGTAGCGCTTTGCAGCGACTCAAGAGGAAGCGCATCCTTTGCGCCATTTGCCAGCGAATATCCAGAGCAGTTCGTAGAGACGGGCATCGCGGAGCAGAATCTGGTAAGCATCTCCGCTGGCCTGGCCAAATGCGGGAAGAAGCCTTATGCGGTGTCTCCGGCATGCTTCCTGTCAACCAGAAGCTATGAGCAGTGCAAAGTCGATGTGGCATACTCCAATACAAATGTAAAACTGATCGGCATCAGCGGCGGCGTAAGCTATGGGGCGCTGGGAATGAGCCATCATTCCGCCCAGGATATTGCGGCAATGGCTGCCGTGCCGAATATGAGAGTATATCTTCCAAGCGACAGGCTCCAGACGGAGTGCCTGGTCAAGGAATTGCTCGGGGATGATAAGCCGGCCTATATCCGGGTTGGAAGAAACGCTGTGGATGACATCTATGAGGAAGGCAACGTTCCGTTTACAATGGATAAGGCAACCGTCGTGACGGAAGGAACGGATGTAGCGATCATTGCCTGCGGAGAGATGGTAAAGCCTGCGGTAGAAGCGGCGGCCCTTCTTAAGGAACAGGGAATCAGCGCAGCGGTTGTAGATATGTACTGCATTAAGCCTCTGGATAAAGAAACCATCGTCAAGACGGCTTCCCATTCAAAGGCAGTGGTCACCGTAGAAGAACACGCGCCGTTCGGCGGCCTGGGCTCCATGGTAAGCCAGGTAGTAGGAAGCGAATGCCCAAGAAAGGTAGTTAACATGTCTCTTCCGGACGAACCGGTGATTACTGGATCATCCAGAGAAGTATTTGACTATTACGGGCTGAATGCCGAAGGGATTGCCAGGAAGGCAGCCGAAGCATTGAAATAA
- a CDS encoding DUF2291 domain-containing protein yields MKKRMIALALAFTLAASTLLTGCGIVKVIKIGEEGKYTGDVEFNAGDDVAAIWEESALPELNEKAVDLKEFLEQSNGDLTALAEEYGSYSMGKSGELSYAVKGTGTVEEVNTQSQAGYMSVKLEGYSGTESVKIQIGPVYKGSSIRDTLSFIKFGDYKNQEQWAAVSQSINEIVAKDVVEPAKPESLQGKTISFVGAFTVSSGSSDVLITPVVLEAK; encoded by the coding sequence ATGAAAAAGCGTATGATAGCACTCGCACTTGCATTTACACTTGCAGCATCCACGCTCCTTACCGGATGCGGGATCGTAAAGGTAATCAAGATCGGAGAAGAAGGAAAATATACCGGAGACGTCGAATTTAACGCCGGGGACGACGTTGCAGCCATATGGGAAGAATCGGCGCTTCCGGAACTCAATGAAAAGGCTGTGGACTTAAAAGAATTCCTGGAACAGTCCAATGGAGATCTGACCGCGCTGGCAGAAGAATACGGAAGCTATTCCATGGGCAAGTCCGGGGAACTCAGCTATGCGGTAAAAGGTACCGGAACCGTGGAAGAAGTCAATACCCAGTCCCAGGCAGGATACATGTCCGTCAAGCTGGAGGGATATAGCGGGACGGAATCCGTCAAGATCCAGATCGGGCCGGTATACAAAGGATCATCCATCCGTGACACGCTTAGCTTTATCAAATTTGGAGATTACAAGAATCAGGAACAGTGGGCGGCGGTATCCCAGAGTATTAACGAGATCGTGGCCAAGGATGTTGTCGAGCCGGCGAAGCCGGAATCCCTGCAGGGAAAGACGATTTCGTTTGTGGGAGCATTTACGGTATCCAGCGGAAGTTCGGATGTGCTGATTACGCCTGTGGTACTGGAAGCAAAGTAA
- a CDS encoding D-ribose ABC transporter substrate-binding protein → MKGFKKVLAVLLTVAMVGAMAVGCGSKGDDKKAEDKKTEDKADDKKDDKVLKGGGSNIMYIITPSVSNPAFKAEVDTASAKAEELGYEVKAVSHDDDPTKQTELFDSAIADKAAAIICDNAGADATVEAVKKAREAGIPTFLIDREINEEGVAISQIVANNYQGAKAIAEKFVEAMGEKGKYVELLGKESDTNAGVRSSAFHEVIDQYPDMEMVAKQTANWEKTEAYDKMEAMLQANPDIEGVICGNDTMLEGVCAALQAAGKKLPVIGVDGSDEAAALIKSGDATGTALQQFAVIAEMAVEQADQYLKEGSTGVDEKQLVDCIAITSENVDKLAGFVYTE, encoded by the coding sequence ATGAAAGGTTTCAAAAAAGTATTGGCCGTATTGCTTACAGTAGCAATGGTTGGAGCGATGGCAGTCGGATGCGGCTCCAAAGGAGATGACAAAAAGGCAGAGGACAAGAAGACAGAGGATAAGGCAGATGACAAGAAGGATGACAAAGTGTTAAAGGGCGGCGGCTCTAACATCATGTACATCATCACTCCTTCCGTATCCAACCCGGCTTTCAAGGCAGAGGTTGATACCGCTTCCGCGAAAGCAGAAGAACTGGGATATGAAGTAAAAGCAGTATCCCACGATGACGACCCGACCAAGCAGACCGAGCTGTTCGACAGCGCGATTGCCGACAAGGCGGCAGCCATCATCTGCGACAATGCAGGCGCGGATGCGACGGTAGAAGCAGTGAAGAAGGCAAGAGAAGCAGGAATCCCGACATTCCTGATCGACCGCGAGATCAATGAAGAAGGCGTTGCTATTTCCCAGATCGTAGCAAACAACTACCAGGGAGCAAAGGCTATCGCTGAGAAGTTCGTAGAAGCAATGGGTGAAAAAGGGAAATATGTAGAACTGTTAGGAAAAGAGTCTGACACCAACGCAGGCGTACGTTCTTCAGCCTTCCATGAAGTGATCGACCAGTATCCGGATATGGAAATGGTTGCGAAGCAGACGGCAAACTGGGAAAAGACGGAAGCTTATGATAAAATGGAAGCTATGCTTCAGGCTAATCCGGACATCGAAGGCGTTATCTGCGGCAATGACACTATGTTAGAGGGCGTGTGCGCGGCACTCCAGGCAGCAGGCAAGAAACTTCCGGTTATCGGCGTTGACGGTTCCGACGAGGCGGCAGCCCTGATCAAATCCGGAGACGCTACCGGAACAGCGCTTCAGCAGTTCGCGGTAATCGCTGAGATGGCAGTAGAGCAGGCTGACCAGTACCTCAAAGAAGGATCTACAGGCGTGGATGAAAAACAGCTGGTTGACTGTATCGCGATTACGTCTGAGAACGTAGACAAGCTGGCAGGATTTGTTTACACGGAATAA
- a CDS encoding helix-turn-helix domain-containing protein, which translates to MKFQRIEDLRIDHDLTQNDIAKILSCQREVYRRYEKGSRQIPVDYLIKLANYYGCSTDYILGLTDRKTPYPK; encoded by the coding sequence ATGAAATTTCAACGGATAGAAGATTTGAGAATTGACCATGACCTGACCCAGAATGACATAGCCAAGATCCTGTCCTGCCAGCGCGAAGTATATCGCCGCTACGAGAAAGGATCCCGCCAGATACCTGTTGATTACTTGATAAAACTGGCAAATTATTACGGCTGCAGCACCGATTACATTCTCGGGCTGACAGACCGCAAGACACCATATCCTAAATAG
- a CDS encoding FGGY-family carbohydrate kinase, with protein sequence MAEKYIISIDQSTQGTKALLFDEGGSLIKRTDKPHEQIINEKGWVSHNPVEIYENVIDVVARLTKDIDGSGIIGVGISNQRETSLAWDRITGEPLADAIVWQCARAADICERVERQGKAENIRRKTGMNLSPYFPASKIAWLLENVEGAREKACRGEICHGTIDSWLVYKLTGGKSYKTDYSNASRTQLFNIFELKWDEEICAWFGIDPANMAQVCDSDSEFGETDFEGVLPKKVPIHGVLGDSHGSLFGQGCLKPGMTKSTYGTGSSIMMNIGEKPVLSTHGVVTSLAWSMGGKVNYVLEGNLNYTGAVITWLKDDLKLIESPGETGTLAREAIQDDELYLIPAFSGLGAPYWDSRATAAIVGMTRTTGKAEVVRAGVECIAYQITDIVKAMCEDAGVRLGELRVDGGPTKNEYLMQFQSDIADVAVQVPDSEELSGIGPAYAAGLALGVWDESVFGRLNRVKYAPGMDGETRKKKYNGWKAAVSTVLTKR encoded by the coding sequence ATGGCGGAGAAATATATAATCAGCATCGACCAGAGTACCCAGGGTACGAAGGCGCTGCTGTTCGATGAAGGCGGAAGCCTGATCAAGAGGACGGATAAGCCCCATGAGCAGATCATTAATGAAAAAGGCTGGGTGTCCCATAACCCGGTCGAGATCTATGAGAATGTAATCGATGTGGTAGCCCGGCTGACGAAAGATATTGACGGATCTGGGATCATAGGCGTTGGCATCAGCAATCAGCGGGAGACGTCCCTTGCCTGGGACCGGATTACGGGAGAGCCCCTGGCAGATGCCATCGTATGGCAGTGCGCGCGGGCGGCGGATATCTGCGAGCGTGTGGAGCGGCAGGGGAAGGCGGAGAACATCCGCAGGAAGACGGGCATGAATCTGTCACCGTATTTTCCGGCCTCCAAGATCGCATGGCTCCTGGAGAACGTGGAGGGCGCCAGAGAGAAAGCCTGTCGGGGAGAGATCTGCCACGGAACCATTGACAGCTGGCTGGTCTACAAGCTGACCGGCGGAAAGTCTTATAAGACGGATTATTCTAACGCGTCCAGGACTCAGTTGTTTAACATATTTGAATTGAAGTGGGACGAAGAGATCTGTGCCTGGTTCGGCATTGATCCCGCCAATATGGCCCAGGTGTGTGATTCGGATTCCGAGTTTGGAGAGACGGACTTTGAAGGCGTGCTTCCAAAGAAAGTTCCAATCCACGGCGTGCTGGGGGATTCTCATGGTTCTTTGTTCGGCCAGGGATGCCTTAAGCCGGGCATGACGAAGTCCACTTACGGGACGGGCTCGTCCATTATGATGAATATCGGAGAGAAGCCGGTGCTCAGCACCCACGGAGTGGTAACTTCCCTGGCGTGGAGCATGGGCGGAAAAGTGAACTATGTGCTGGAAGGCAACTTGAACTATACGGGCGCGGTCATCACCTGGCTTAAGGATGACCTGAAGCTGATCGAGTCTCCGGGAGAGACGGGAACTCTGGCAAGAGAAGCAATCCAGGATGACGAATTGTATCTGATACCGGCATTCTCGGGTCTTGGCGCCCCCTACTGGGACAGCCGGGCAACGGCGGCCATCGTGGGGATGACCAGAACTACAGGGAAAGCGGAAGTGGTCCGGGCAGGCGTGGAGTGCATCGCCTATCAGATCACGGATATCGTAAAAGCCATGTGCGAGGATGCAGGGGTGCGCCTAGGAGAACTGCGCGTGGATGGCGGCCCCACGAAGAATGAATATCTGATGCAGTTCCAAAGCGACATCGCGGACGTGGCGGTTCAGGTGCCAGACAGCGAGGAATTATCCGGAATCGGTCCTGCCTATGCCGCAGGCCTGGCTCTTGGCGTGTGGGATGAGTCCGTCTTTGGCAGGCTGAACCGGGTAAAGTACGCTCCTGGAATGGACGGCGAAACGCGCAAGAAGAAATACAATGGCTGGAAGGCAGCGGTATCAACCGTGCTGACGAAAAGGTGA
- a CDS encoding transketolase, whose protein sequence is MENMKALAYELRENVIDMIVEGKAGHIGGDMSVMEILTEIYFDQMNISPLNADDPDRDKFIMSKGHSVEAYYAVLAAKGFFDIKDVIAKFSKFGSKFIGHPNNKLPGIEMNSGSLGHGLPVSVGMALAGKMDDRDYRVYTVMGDGELAEGSVWEGAMAASHYKLDNLCAVVDRNRLQISGRTEDVMAHDDLHERFGAFGWNVIDVADGNDIDQLKVAFDTAKTVKGRPSVLIANTVKGKGSSVMEDKANWHHKVPSGEELAQIRKDLADRKEAALCG, encoded by the coding sequence ATGGAGAATATGAAAGCACTCGCTTACGAATTAAGAGAAAATGTAATCGACATGATTGTGGAAGGGAAAGCCGGACATATCGGCGGAGACATGAGCGTCATGGAGATACTGACAGAGATTTATTTTGATCAGATGAATATAAGCCCGCTGAATGCAGATGACCCGGACCGCGACAAGTTCATCATGAGCAAAGGGCATTCCGTGGAAGCGTACTATGCGGTCCTGGCAGCAAAGGGATTCTTTGATATCAAGGATGTGATCGCCAAGTTCAGCAAATTCGGCTCCAAGTTTATCGGACATCCCAACAACAAACTTCCGGGAATCGAGATGAACTCCGGCTCTCTGGGGCATGGCCTTCCGGTCAGCGTGGGAATGGCGCTTGCGGGGAAGATGGATGACAGGGACTACAGAGTCTATACGGTAATGGGCGACGGCGAGCTGGCAGAAGGCTCCGTATGGGAAGGCGCCATGGCGGCAAGCCACTACAAGCTTGACAATCTGTGCGCGGTAGTCGACAGAAACCGCCTGCAGATATCCGGACGGACCGAGGACGTGATGGCTCATGATGACCTTCACGAAAGATTTGGGGCATTTGGCTGGAACGTCATCGATGTAGCGGATGGCAATGATATAGACCAGCTCAAAGTAGCATTCGATACGGCAAAGACGGTAAAGGGCAGGCCCTCTGTGCTGATTGCCAATACGGTGAAAGGAAAAGGCTCTTCCGTAATGGAGGACAAAGCAAACTGGCACCACAAAGTTCCAAGTGGAGAGGAACTGGCGCAGATCAGGAAAGATCTCGCAGATAGAAAGGAGGCGGCGCTTTGTGGGTAA
- a CDS encoding sugar ABC transporter ATP-binding protein, with protein sequence MGETYKCRDDVFLHAEKISKIYPGTKALDEVSFDLLRGKVNVLIGENGAGKSTLMKMIAGIEQPNEGKMYIGDKEVFFKNTTEARKHGIGIIHQELSLFPNLNVYQNIYMNKEKTKGKVVLDNKVHMDGAKKVLERLEHPLDLNAKVGELRVGQQQMIEIARNLVEDDLKVLIMDEPTSSLSQQEVKVLFKIMRELTAAGISIVYISHRLEEIMEIGDHVTILRDGKYVADADVKDIDVPWIVHQMTGGAKSYPKRDREVDWSKVENVLEVKDLCLPKAGGGYLVDHLNFELKKGEVLGIYGLMGAGRSEVFECLMGLHPEHTGQILMEGKELHIKSISQQIDSGFALIPEDRQMQGLVQTLDIEKNCALSALKRYKKGPFLDSKKEAEKVDQEIKDIQIKVADKKLPILSLSGGNQQKVVIGKGILTEPKILLMDEPSRGIDIGAKTEVFDIINKYAEEGLSIIVISSELQEIVSIADRVIVLSNGIKTGEFFGDEIQQDTLVLASYKGHHIEEKES encoded by the coding sequence ATGGGCGAAACATATAAATGCAGGGATGATGTATTTCTCCATGCAGAAAAGATAAGCAAGATCTATCCCGGTACAAAGGCTCTTGACGAAGTATCTTTTGACCTGCTAAGAGGCAAGGTTAACGTGCTGATCGGAGAGAATGGCGCCGGCAAATCCACCCTGATGAAGATGATTGCCGGAATCGAACAGCCGAATGAAGGCAAGATGTATATCGGGGATAAGGAAGTATTCTTCAAGAATACGACAGAGGCAAGGAAGCACGGAATCGGCATCATCCACCAGGAACTGAGCCTGTTCCCAAACCTGAACGTGTACCAGAACATCTATATGAACAAGGAGAAGACCAAGGGCAAGGTCGTCCTGGATAACAAGGTACATATGGATGGAGCCAAGAAGGTCCTTGAGAGGCTGGAGCATCCGCTTGACCTGAATGCGAAGGTGGGAGAACTTAGAGTCGGGCAGCAGCAGATGATCGAGATTGCCAGAAATCTGGTGGAGGATGACCTGAAGGTGCTGATCATGGATGAGCCGACCTCGTCTCTGAGCCAGCAGGAAGTCAAGGTTCTCTTCAAGATTATGAGAGAGCTTACCGCGGCCGGAATCTCAATCGTATATATTTCCCACAGGCTGGAAGAGATCATGGAGATCGGCGATCATGTGACGATCCTTCGGGATGGCAAGTATGTGGCAGATGCGGATGTCAAGGATATTGACGTGCCATGGATCGTGCATCAGATGACCGGAGGAGCCAAGTCCTATCCGAAGCGGGATCGGGAAGTAGACTGGAGCAAGGTGGAAAATGTCCTGGAAGTAAAAGACCTATGCCTTCCAAAGGCAGGCGGCGGCTACCTGGTGGACCACCTGAACTTCGAATTAAAGAAGGGCGAAGTGCTTGGAATCTACGGACTTATGGGAGCTGGGCGAAGCGAAGTGTTCGAATGCCTGATGGGCCTGCACCCGGAGCATACCGGACAGATCCTTATGGAAGGGAAGGAACTTCATATCAAGTCCATCTCCCAGCAGATTGACAGCGGCTTCGCGTTAATCCCGGAAGACAGGCAGATGCAGGGACTGGTACAGACTCTGGATATTGAAAAGAACTGCGCGCTGTCCGCGCTTAAGAGATACAAGAAGGGGCCTTTCCTTGACAGCAAGAAAGAGGCCGAGAAAGTGGATCAGGAAATCAAGGATATACAGATCAAAGTGGCAGATAAGAAACTGCCGATTCTTTCCTTGTCAGGTGGTAACCAGCAGAAAGTAGTCATCGGGAAGGGAATCCTGACGGAGCCTAAGATTCTGCTGATGGATGAGCCAAGTCGCGGTATCGATATCGGAGCCAAGACCGAGGTATTCGATATCATTAATAAATATGCGGAAGAAGGGTTGTCGATCATTGTGATTTCTTCCGAATTGCAGGAAATCGTATCCATCGCAGACCGGGTTATCGTGTTGTCAAATGGCATCAAGACGGGCGAATTCTTTGGCGATGAGATTCAGCAGGATACATTGGTACTGGCTTCTTACAAGGGCCATCATATAGAGGAAAAGGAGAGTTAG
- a CDS encoding type II toxin-antitoxin system prevent-host-death family antitoxin produces the protein MINIRPISDLRNKFTEIEKMVKKGEVVHLTKNGYGSMVVMSTERYSQLLEAAGKEAEQEENCQLDISGTPQRKKGEPENPELAREQEEASLGTHEPGKKGIVPVPSLNGFRF, from the coding sequence ATGATCAACATCAGGCCCATATCGGATTTGAGGAATAAATTTACGGAGATTGAAAAGATGGTGAAGAAGGGAGAAGTGGTCCATCTGACGAAGAATGGATACGGCTCTATGGTGGTAATGAGTACGGAGAGGTATTCCCAGCTGCTGGAGGCGGCAGGGAAGGAAGCGGAGCAAGAAGAAAACTGCCAGCTGGATATATCCGGGACACCGCAAAGGAAGAAAGGGGAGCCGGAGAACCCGGAACTTGCAAGAGAGCAGGAAGAGGCATCTCTGGGAACGCATGAGCCTGGCAAGAAGGGGATCGTGCCGGTACCAAG